The Streptomyces sp. NBC_00454 DNA segment GCTTCGGCGGCAGGCTCCGCGTCGGCATCCCGGAGGCCTCCGCGGAATGGGAGGACACGGCCCGGCAGGCCGCCGAATGCCTGGTCGGCGGCAGCACCCGGCGCGGTGCCAAGCCCGACGGCATCGTCGTCTTCCTCTGCCAGGACCCGCGCGGGGACGAGAGCGGGCAGCGCGTGATGACACGGCTGCGCCCGCTCGCCCAGCGGATCCGGCTGGCCTGCGGCGCCCTGGACGTACCCGTGCTGGAGGCGCTGTGCCTCTCCGCAGGGCGGTACTGGTCCTACTGCTGCCCCGACGAGCGCTGTTGCCCCGCCGAGGGCAGCGTGCCCGCCCCGCCCGGCACCTCCGTGATGGCCGCCGCGGCCACCTTCGCGGGGCTGCAGGTCCGGGGCTCCCTCAAGGAGATCGAGCGGCGGCTGACCCCGCTGCGCGGGACGGTCGCCGAGGAGATGGAGCGGGCCCTGGACCGGGCGGCGGCCGCCCTGGTGCCGAAGATCCTCGACGGGGCCACCCGGGAGGAGGTGGGCGCCGAGACCGTGGTCCTCGCCCGCGCCCTGATGCAGCGCATGACCCTCGCCCCGCCGGCCGAAGCCGGCCCCTGCGCCGACGACCGGGACGACGCGCTGCTCGGCCACGACGAGGCCGCCTCGCTGATCCTCGGCCTCCAGGACCGGGAGATCCGCGACATCGCCGCCGAGTGGATGGAGGACGAGGAGGCAGCCCCCGCCCTGCGGCTGTGGCGGGCCCTGGCCCGGCGCTGCGTCGGGGCCTACGGGGAGCACGCGGCGGCCCCGCTGACCCTGGCGGGCTGGGTCTCCTGGTCCACCGGAGACGAGCCGACCGCGAGGATCGCGCTGGGCCTGGCGTTGCGGGCGGACGGCGAGTACCGCTTCGCGCAGCTCCTGCACCACGCCTGCAACGAAGGGATCGACCCGGAGGGGCTGCGGGAGTGCCTGAGGCAGGAGCGGCGCCGCAGGGAGCCCCGCAGGGGCCGCCAGGCGGCCGGGGGTCGACGGGGTGTCACCAGGCCTCCCGGCCGCCGCAGTCGGACCGCTCGCCGCGAATCCGGCCGCACGGTCGGGGGAGAGCAGTGATGCCCCGGGCCCGGGGGCTGCTGCGGGCTCGGCCGCCCGTGCCGTCCCGGTGGCGGCTGCTGCCGGGGGCGGTGTGTTCGGTCCTGCGCCGGCGGCTCAGGCCACGGCCGGGTCTCCGATGGGCGCAGCCACCGCCGGGGCCCGTGACCCGGGCGGGGGTGGGGGCGTTGCCCTGGGGGGTGGTGGGGGCCCGGCCGCGCCGCCGCCCAGCCGATCCACCCGGAGCGCAGACAAGGCGTCGCATGTCCCACCCCGTACCCCCGGCCCGCGTACCACCGTCCCGCAGGCCCGACTTGCCGCCCGTGCACGGTGCCGTCATCTGTGTCGCCGCGCCCTGCCTCGTCATCTCGCCCGAGCACGGCCAGCTCACCGGGCAGGGGATCGACGGGATCTACCGCTCCGGCCGCAGGCTGCTGTCCCGCTGCGTGCTGCGGATCGACGGCCGGGATCCGGTCGCCGTACAGGGGCGCAGCCTCGGCGCGGACCGGGCCGCCTTCACCGCGACCGTCCGCACCGGAGCCGAGGCCGGGCCCGACCCCGATGTCGGTGTGGAGCGGATCCGGCACGCCGACGGCACCGAGCGGATCACCCTGCGCAGTTTCACCACCCGGCCGCTGCGGATCCCCGTGGAGGTCTCCCTCGGCACCGACCTGGCGGAGCTGGCCGAGGTGGCCGCCGGCCGGGCCGGGCCGGAACTGCCCGCCGGGGTGCACGCCGCCGGGCTGCGCTGGACCAGCGGGGAAGCCCAGGCCGTCACGGCGGCCGAGCCGGCTCCGGACGACGCGCTCGCCTCCGTCGGGCTGCTGCGCTGGCAGCTCGAACTGGGCCCCGGCGAATCGCGCACCATCGAGCTGCGGACCACCCGGGACCGCGCGGCGCGGGCCACCGCCGGGCAGGTGGCGAATCCGCTGTCCGACGCCCGTGCGGAGGGCGACGACCCCAGGGCCGAGGCCTGGCTGCGCACCGGGATCGAGGACCTCGGGGCGCTCCTGCTCAGGGATCCGCGGGATCCCGCCGACGCCTATGCGGCGGCCGGGGTGCCGTGGCGGCTCGGACTGGCCCCGGCGGAATCCCTGTGGGCGGCCCGCATGGCCCTCCCGCTCGGCACCGGACTGGCCGCCGCGACCCTGCGCGTCCTGGCCCGGACCCAGATCGGGGGCCGCGGTGGCGACGCCGGGAAGATCCCGGGCCCCCTGCGCGGTGCCGGGCCGCAGCTGCCCCCCGGCTGCACCGGGACCGAGGCGACGCTGGCCTTCCCCGCGGTACTGGCCGAAGCCAGGCGCTGGGGGATGCCCGAGGCGGAGGTGGCCCGGCTCCTCCCCGCCGCCGAGCGGTGCCTGGACTGGCTGCGGGGAGCCCTGGGGGAGGACGGGTTCCTGGCCGATCCCGACCCGGGACCGCGCCGCTGTGAAACCCAGGCCCACGCCCATCGGGCCGCGCTGCTCGGCGCCGATCTGCTCGACGGGTGCGGGCGGCCCGGAGCCGCGGAGTGGCGGGAGTGGGCGGCCGCCCTGCGGGAGCGGTTCGCAGCCGGGTTCTGGCTCGGCGGCCCCGACGGGGGCCGGCCCGCGGCGGCCCTGCATCCCGACGGGCGGCCGCTGCCCCGGCTGACGGGGGCCGCCGCCCACCTGCTCGACACCGGGCTGCTCGGAGGCGGCCGGCTCGCGCCGGGACTGCTCGACCGGGTCCGTACCGAGCAGCTGGCGCGGCTGCTCGGAGCCCCCGCCATGGACTCCGGGTGGGGGCTGCGGAGCATGGCGGTCCGCGAGCCGGGCCACAACCCGTTCGGCTACAGATCGGGCGCGGTACGGCCGTACGAGAGCGCGGTCGCGGTGGCCGGACTGGCCCAGGCCGGCTGCGAGAAGGAAGCCACCGCACTGCTCAGGGGACTGCTGGACGCGGCGGAGAGCTTCGGGTACCGCCTCCCGGAGATGTACGCGGCCGAGCAGCGCACCGCGGGCAGCGCTCCGCTTCCGCATCCGGCTGCCTGCCGCCCGGCGGCGGTCGCGGCGGCCGCCGGGATCCACGTGCTGACCGCCCTGGCCGGGATCCGGCCGGACGCCCCCGCCGGCACGGTCGCCCTCAACCCGCTCCCCGGAGCCCCGCTCGGCGAGCTCCGCCTCTCCGGTCTCCGGGTTTCCGGGGAACCCTTCGCCGTGCGGATCAGCCGCCTCGGCCTCGGAATGGTCGAGGAGGCCGCCGATGCGCTGCAACTGGGCGGCTGAGTCCGGTCCGGCCGCACCGCGCGGCTTCCGGTTCCGTGCTCCGAGGATCACCAAAGCTCTGTTTATCGTCAGGCAGACGACTATGATCGCGGCATGTCGCCCTACGACCCGTCGGCCTTTCCGCCCTTCGCCGTCACCGTCGACCTGGTCGTGCTCACCGTGCGGCGCCACGCGCTCTGCGCGCTGGTGGTCCGGCGGGGCGAGCAGCCCTTCCAGGGACGCTGGGCGCTGCCCGGCGGCTTCGTGCGGGGAGACGAGGACCTGGCGGCGGCCGCGGCCCGTGAACTGGCCGAGGAAACCGGTCTGTGCACCCACGACCCGGCCGCCGGGGTCACTCCGGGCGTGGGCAACGGGGCCCATCTCGAACAGCTGGCGACCTACGGCGATCCGAAGCGCGATCCGCGCATGCGGGTGGTCAGCGTGGCGCACCTGGTGCTGGCTCCGGACCTCCCCGCGCCCCGGGCCGGAGGCGACGCCAACAGTGCGCGCTGGGCCCCCGTGGAGGAGCTGGTGTCCACCGGAGGCCAGACCGGCGGCGGACTCGCCTTCGACCACGAGCGGATCCTCGCAGACGGGGTCGAGCGGGCCCGCTCGAAGATCGAGTACTCCTCCCTGGCCACCGCCTTCTGCCCGCCCGAGTTCACCGTCGGGGAGCTGCGCCGGGTCTACGAGGCGGTCTGGGGCGTGGCCCTCGACCCCCGCAACTTCCACCGCAAGGTCACCGGCACCCCCGGGTTCCTGGTGCCCGCCGGTGGGACGACGACCCGTCAGGGCGGTCGGCCCGCACAGCTGTTCCGGGCGGGCGGGGCCACCCTGCTCAACCCGCCGATGCTGCGCCCCGAAATCTGACCCGCAGGCATCAGCGCCGGCGCCGGGCCGAGCGCCCGCATCGGCATCAGCACCCGCGTCAGCACCCGCATCGGCGCCTGATCCGACACGGGCGAATGCCCGTGTCGGATCCACTGAATATCGGACATATCGCGTTATCTTGTTGGCGGTACTCACGCTGCCGCAGAGCGGTCTCACCCCCCGCGAGAGAAGCGATGCTCCAGGCCATCGGACTGACCAGCAACCCCCGTCGAGACCTCCCGCCCCTCGTGGACGACCTCACCTTCGAGGCCCGCCCCGGGAGCGTGACCGCGCTCCTCGGCGGCCCAGGATCGGGCAAGACCACCGCACTGCGGCTCATGCTCGAACTCGAACCCGGCCGCGGAGTGACCTACTTCCGCGGGCGCCCTCTGCACCGGATCCCGTATCCGGGCCGCGAGGTCGGCGTGCTCCTCGGCGACCTTCCGGGCAACCCCTCGCGCACCGTCCGGAGTCAGCTGCGCATGCTGTGCGCCGCTGCCGGCGTGCCGGCCTCCCGGGCCGACACCATGCTGGAGGTCGTCGGCGTCGCGGGCCTGCGCGATCAGCGGCTCGGATCGCTCTCGCTCGGCATGGAGCGCCGGGTCGCCCTGGCCTGCGCGCTGCTCGCCGACCCCTGCACGCTGGTCCTCGACGAGCCCGCCGCCGGGCTCTCACCCCGCGAACGGAGCTGGCTGCACGGCCTGCTGCGCGGACACGCCTCCCTCGGCGGAGCCGTGCTCTTCACCACCGAAGACGCGAAGGAAGCCGCCCGCAGCGCCGACCGGGTCGTCAGCATCGAGGCGGGCCGGCTCGTCGCCGACCAGGACGCGGCGGAGTTCGCCCGGACCCGGCTGCGGCCGCGGGTCGCCGTGCGCACCCCGCACGCCGCCCGGCTGGCCGACGTACTGGGCCGAGAGGCGCGGGCGACCCAGCGCACGGTGGAGATCGTCGAGGAGAGCGGCAGCCGCCTGTCCGTGTACGGAAGCAACTGCGCCGAGATCGGCGAGGCGGCCTTCCGCCACGGGGTGCTCGTCCATCAACTCGCCGACGAGACCGGCGACGCGGGAGCCCCGTCGCTGCCGCGCGCCCGAGCCCGCGCCGACGCCGCATCCGGGGTCCGGGCCACGGGCGCCGACGCGGCACCGGCCGGGCCCGGCGAGGCGGGCGCGGACGGCGACGGGCGCCGGCGCCACGCCCGCTCCAGCCGGCCCACCTCGGTCGTGCGCAGGCTCGGCGGCCCGCTGCGACCCCTGCGCTACGAACTGCACAGGGTCTTCGGCACCGCCACCCCCGTCCTCACCGCCGCCTTCGTCGTCGCCGTGTCCGTCCTCACGGCGCTGGTGCTCGCCCGGGTCGGCCACACCGCGCAGAACCGGCTGCTCGCCGCCTGGCCGGAGTTGCTGCCGCTGCCGCCGGCGGCTCTCGGGGCCGGACTGCTCGGCGCCCTCGCCTTCGGCGAGGAGTACCGCTACCCGGCGCTCGCCGCCGACCGGGGCACCGTCCCCCGCCGGCTCGGGCTGCTCACGGCGAAGCTCGGGGTCAGCGCGGTCCTCGCGCTCCTGCTCGGGATCCTCGCGGTGAGCGCCGACGCCGCCGCCCTGACGCTGGTCTTCGGCAGTGGCCCGCTGCGTACGCCCGTGGAGTGGGTTTCCCCGGCCGCGAGTTGGGCGGGCCTGCTCATCGGCTGCGCCTGGTCCGGGGTGCTGGCCTCGGGAGCCTTCCGGTCCGCCTCCGCCGGTCTGGCCGCGGTGCTCGCCGTACCGGTGATGGTCGTACCGCTGGTGCGCAAGGCGTTGGACGGTCCGTCCGCGTACCCGGTGAGCGGCCTCGCGCAGCGCCTGCGCGCCCTGGCCTGGGCGCAGTGGCCGCCGGAGGCGGACCGCCTGGTTCTCGGGGCCCTGCGGGTGATGGCCCAACCGGTCGGCACCGCGCTGGTGTTGTCGCTGATGGTCCTGTTGTGCGCCTATGGGTTCACAGGACTGCGCGGCCGCGTTCGGTTGTGAGGGATCGTTGGTGATCGTTCCGATGCGGGACGGCACCTCAACGGGATCGATGCGGTCCACATCGAGGGTGCCGGACTGCAACTCCCCGTAAAAAGCCCGGTTCTTTACGATAAGTCGTCAATTGCGTAGGTGGCACCGATCACCCTTTCGTGTGCTTTTCACCAAAGACCTCAAGGGCGGTGGAGACGAGGCCGACAAAGGATTCGTGAGTACCCTTGCGCACACCATGATGACCGCCGCCCGCCACGCCGACTCCGGCCTCGCCGGCTCGGGCGAACTCGACCGCTACCCCTTCGCGGAGGCCTCCGGGACCGACCGCGTAGGAGTGCCCCACTGGGACGGATCCGACATCGAGTTGAGCCGGGTCGGCCGGCGCGCGGCCGGCAGCCGCGGCCGCGGACTGCACGGCCAACTCGTCCAGCAGCTCGGCCAGATGATCGTTTCCGGTGACCTCGGCGCGGACCGCCCGCTGGTTCCCGAGGAGATCGGCCAGCGTTTCGAGGTCTCCCGCACGGTCGTCCGCGAATCGCTGCGGGTCCTGGAGGCCAAGGGCCTCGTCAGCGCCCGCCCGAACGTCGGCACCCGGGTCCGTCCGGTCGCCGACTGGAACCTGCTCGACCCCGACATCATCGAGTGGCGCGCCTTCGGCCCGCAGCGCGACGACCAGCGCCGCGAGCTGGGTGAGCTCCGCTGGACCATCGAACCGCTCGCGGCCCGCCTCGCCGCCGGCCACGGCCGTCAGGACATCCAGCAGCGTCTCGTCGACATGGTCGAGATCATGGGTCACGCCCTCGGCCAGGGAGACTCGATCACCTTCGCCCGTGCGGACAACGAGTTCCACGCGCTGCTCATCCAGGTCGCGGGCAACCGCATGCTGGAGCACCTCTCCGGCATCGTCTCCTCCGCCCTCCAGGTGTCCGGCAGCCCCGTCACTGCCTGCGACCGCCCCAGCGAGACCTGCGTCGCGCACCACGCGCGGATGGTCGAGGCCATCGCCGCCGGTGACGCGATCGGCGCGGAGAACGCGATGCGCCAGCTTCTGACGGTGCATCCGGAGGTCGAGCGAGTGGTCCCCGCCCCGCGCGAGCACTGACGGGCCCACGGGCTCGGGTGTGCTGGGGTGCGGGGATGGCGGGAGAGCTGCCGACGCGTCGCCGGGCCCCGGGGGAGGGTCCGGCGGCTTCGACGTCGGGGCCCCGGCGGCCCGGAGCCCGGCGGCGCCGCTCCCGAGCGGTCCTCCGGCCCCCGAAACGGGGCGTGTTCGGACACACCGGACCCACATTTATGACCGTATGACCGGCATGGCATCAAACGGGGTGTGACTCGGGCCACGAAGATTGGGCGTAACGCTCCGCGAGGTCACGCGATGACCTAAGAGGTGATGGCCGACGGAGGGAAGACAGCAGCCCTTGGGGGTGCTGTACAGCTCCCCGGCCCCTGCCCGCGCCGCCGGCCCATCCCCAGTCGGTGGTCGTCGGCTCCGGTCCAGCACCACCAGGCCCGGGGTCGGAAGCCGTTTCCATCGTTCCGAGAGGTTGTTCGTGTCGGCCAGCACATCCCGTACGCTCCCGCCGGAGATCGCCGATTCCGAGTCTGTGATGGCGCTCATCGAGCGGGGCAAGGCCGAGGGGCAGATCGCCGGCGATGACGTGCGTCGGGCCTTCGAGGCTGACCAGATTCCTGCGACCCAGTGGAAGAATGTTCTGCGCAGCCTCAACCAGATCCTCGAGGAAGAGGGTGTGACGCTGATGGTCAGTGCCGCGGAGTCGCCCAAGCGCACCACCCGCAAGAGCGTCGCAGCGAAGACCCCCGCCAAGCGGACGGCCACCAAGACGGTCGCGGCGAAGACGGCGGCCGCGCCGGCCGTCGCCGCGACGGCCCCGGAGACCGAGGTGGCGGCCCCGGAGACCGCCGACGCCCTCGCGCAGGAGACAGCGACCGAACCCGCCGTGAAGAAGACGGCGGCGAAGAAGACGGCTGCGGCCAAGAAGGCCGCGCCCGCCAAGAAGACCGCCGCGAAGAAGACGGCGGCGAAGAAGACCGCCACCAAGAAGGACGCCGACGAGGCCGGCGACGAAGAGGCCACGGAAGAGGGAGCGGGCGCGGCCAAGGCCGAGTCCGAGGAGGAAGAGGACGGCGGCGAGAGCAAGGGCTTCGTCATCTCGGACGACGAGGACGACGCCCCCGCGCAGCAGGTCGCCGTGGCCGGCGCCACCGCCGACCCCGTCAAGGACTACCTCAAGCAGATCGGCAAGGTCCCCCTCCTCAACGCCGAGCAGGAGGTCGAGCTCGCCAAGCGCATCGAGGCGGGTCTCTTCGCCGAGGACAAGCTGGCCAACTCCGACAAGCTGGCGCCCAAGCTCAAGCGCGAGCTGGAGATCATCGCCGAGGACGGCCGCCGCGCCAAGAACCACCTGCTGGAGGCCAACCTCCGCCTCGTGGTCTCGCTGGCCAAGCGCTACACCGGCCGCGGCATGCTCTTCCTGGACCTGATCCAGGAGGGCAACCTGGGCCTGATCCGTGCGGTCGAGAAGTTCGACTACACCAAGGGCTACAAGTTCTCCACGTACGCCACCTGGTGGATCCGCCAGGCGATCACCCGCGCCATGGCGGACCAGGCCCGCACCATCCGCATCCCGGTGCACATGGTCGAGGTCATCAACAAGCTGGCCCGCGTCCAGCGCCAGATGCTCCAGGACCTGGGCCGCGAGCCCACCCCGGAGGAGCTGGCCAAGGAACTCGACATGACCCCCGAGAAGGTCATCGAGGTCCAGAAGTACGGCCGCGAGCCGATCTCCCTCCACACCCCGCTGGGTGAGGACGGCGACAGCGAGTTCGGCGACCTCATCGAGGACTCCGAGGCGGTCGTCCCGGCCGACGCCGTGAGCTTCACGCTTCTGCAGGAGCAGCTGCACTCGGTGCTGGACACGCTGAGCGAGCGGGAGGCCGGCGTGGTCTCGATGCGCTTCGGCCTCACGGACGGCCAGCCCAAGACGCTCGACGAGATCGGCAAGGTCTACGGGGTCACCCGTGAGCGCATCCGCCAGATCGAGTCGAAGACCATGTCGAAGCTCCGTCACCCCTCCCGGTCCCAGGTGCTGCGCGACTACCTGGACTGAGCCCCGCCGAGGACCTTCTCCGGTGGCCGCGCGGGTGCGCACGGCCACCGGGCGTCCCACTCTGGGTGGAGTCATGCACACTCGGAGTCAGGAGGCCTCATGCGTCGTCCCTTTGCCCGTGTCCTGGCGGGAGCGCTGACCTTGGTCGCGGGAGCGGCGGCGGCCCCGCTGAGCCAGGCGCCGCGAGCAGCGGCGGACAGCGTGGTGATCGGCGGGAAGCCGGTGAAGGTGGCCGATGCCCCGTGGGTCGTGGCCCTCGCGAGCCGTGACCGGTTCGGGGGTACGCGGGGCGGGCAGTTCTGCGGGGGCGTCCTGGTGGCCCCGACCAAGGTACTGACCGCGGCGCACTGCCTGGGGCGCCAGGTGCTGGGCGGCCCGGTCGAGTCGGTCCCGGACTTCCGGGTGATCACCGGGCGTACGGAGCTGCGTGCGGAAGACGGCCGGGAGATCGCGGTGCGTTCCGCCCGGGTGAACCCCGGCTACGACCCCGGCAGCAACGCGGGCGACCTGGCCGTACTGGAGCTGGGCGAAGCCGTGCCGGCGCAGCACGTGCTGCCCATGGCGGACCCAGGGCATCCAGCGTACGCCGCGGGGACCGAGGCGGCCGTGTACGGCTGGGGCGACACGAGCGGATTCGGCGACTACGCCTACGCGCTGCGGGCCGCCAGGGTGACGGTGCTGGCGGACGAGGTCTGCGGGCGGGCGTACCCGGGGGATGCCGACGGGCAGTACCGGGCCGACTCCATGCTGTGCGCGGGGGACCGCGAGGGCGGCAAGGACGCCTGCCAGGGGGACAGCGGCGGCCCGCTGGTGGCCCAGGGGCGGCTCATCGGGCTGGTGTCCTGGGGGCGCGGCTGCGCCCGGGCGGACAGCCCGGGGGTGTACACGCGGATCGCACCGCTGATGGGGTTCGTGGCCGACTTCCCCAACGGCTCGCAGACGGGCCGGCGCGAGCGGACCCGTCCAGATGCCCACGGAGGACTGGGAGTGGGCGTACGGCCCGCCCAGGGCCCCGGGAGGGGCCTTCTGGCGGGGGAGCGGCCGGTGCCCAAGCGCTGAGCACGGCCCCGATGTCGGGCTCGGCCTGGCGCCGAGCCCGGTCCCGCCGTGGAACCGGGTCCGCGAACGGCGCCCGGTCCTGGGCATGAGGACGGGCGGTACCCCTGGGTCTCAGAGGTCCCGCCCGTCGACCGGCCTGGCCGGTCCTGGCTCGTCGGATGCGAGGTATAGGCCTTGTGTCAGCGGTCCTCGGGGTCGGCTGCATTCGCCGCCGGAGCGGACGTGAGCCGCTCGGTCTCATCCTGTATTTCCGCGGCGATCTTCTTGAGTTCCGGCTCGAACTTGCGCCCGTGGTGGGCGCAGAAGAGCAGTTCACCGCCGCTCAGCAGGACGACGCGCAGATATGCCTGGGCGCCACAACGGTCGCATCGGTCAGCGGCCGTCAGCGGGGTCGCGGGTGTCAGAACAGTAGTCACGTCGCCTCTTCTCTAGCTCGACGAGCTGTCGTACCAGGGTCAACATCCAACCAGGCCGAAAACGTTCCCGCTCGCGGCTTTTCCTCGAAACTTCCTTCCGAAGCTGGCCGGCCGTTGCCGGTTGGCGGCGAAGGAGCCGTATTGCGTTGCTTTACGGTTTCGCGTTGTCAGGTCGTTCGCTTGTCGCAGTTCTGCCCTCTCCGGCTGAGTGCCGGTTGTTCATGAGGACGTGCCCGAACACTAAATGGTTCATGCGTGGAAGGGAACGTGATGTTTGCTTCACTCCCACGGGGGATCGAACACTCGTACGGATCTGCACTAGGCTGACGAAGAGGCTGGGGTGGCGTTGCATCGGCTCTACCAGGCCTCGGTACCCTTCCAGCGGCAGCCGAGCCACCACTGCGCCCGACCGGGCCAGAAAAGAAATTCAGCGAGGAGCGAACTGCGTGACCGCCGACACGTCCGTGCCTTCCAGCGCACTGCTGACCGGAGCAGACCGGGACGGCTCCAACTACACCGCGCGGCACCTGCTCGTCCTCGAAGGACTGGAGGCCGTCCGCAAGCGCCCCGGCATGTATATCGGGTCCACCGACAGCCGTGGCCTCATGCACTGCCTGTGGGAGATCATCGACAATTCCGTCGATGAGGCCCTGGGCGGGTACTGCGACCACATCGAGGTGATCCTCCACGAGGACTCCTCCGTGGAGGTCCGGGACAACGGCCGCGGCATCCCCGTGGACATCGAGCCCAAGACCGGCCTCTCCGGGGTCGAGGTCGTCATGACCAAGCTGCACGCCGGCGGCAAGTTCGGCGGCGGGTCGTACGCGGCCTCCGGCGGCCTGCACGGCGTCGGCGCGTCCGTCGTCAACGCCCTCTCCGCCCGCCTGGACGTCGAGGTCGACCGCAACGGCGCCACGCACGCCATCAGCTTCCGCCGCGGCGTCCCGGGGATGTTCACGGAGCAGGGCCCGGACAGCCCCTTCGACCCCGACAACGGGCTGCGCAAGGGCAAGCGGGTCACCAAGGGCAAGACGGGCACCCGCATCCGGTACTGGGCCGACCGGCAGATCTTCCTCAAGGACGCCAAGCTCACGCTGGACACGCTCTACCAGCGCGCCCGCCAGACCGCCTTCCTCGTCCCGGGCCTGACCATCGTGGTGCGCGACGAGCGCGCCCTCGAAGGGGCCGGCAAGACCGAGGAGACCTTCCGCTTCGACGGGGGCATCAGCGAGTTCTGCGAGTACCTCGCCCAGGACAAGGCGGCCTGCGACGTGCAGCGCCTGACCGGCATGGGAACCTTCAAGGAGACCGTCCCGGTCCTCGACGAGCGGGGCCACATGACCCCCACCGAGGTCACCCGCGAGCTCGGCGTGGACATCGCGCTGCGCTGGGGCACGGGGTACGAGACGAACGTCAAGTCGTTCGTGAACATCATCGCCACCCCCAAGGGCGGCACCCACATCTCCGGCTTCGAGCGCTCGGTCACCAAGACCGTGAACGAGGTGCTGCGCTCGGCGAAGCTCCTGCGCGTCGCCGAGGACGACGTGGTCAAGGACGACGCGCTGGAGGGCATGACGGCGGTGGTCACCGTCCGCCTCGCCGAGCCGCAGTTCGAGGGCCAGACCAAGGAGGTGCTCGGCACCTCGGCGGCCACCCGGATCGTCGCCGCCGTGGTCGCCAAGGAGCTCAAGGCCTTCCTGACCTCCACCAAGCGCGACGACAAGCAGCAGGCCCGCGCCGTGATGGAGAAGATCGTCGCGGCCGCCCGGACCCGGATCGCCGCCCGTCAGCACAAGGAGGCGCAGCGCCGCAAGACGGCGCTGGAGTCCTCCTCGCTCCCCGCCAAGCTGGCCGACTGCCGCAGCGACGACGTGGAGCGCAGCGAGCTCTTCATCGTCGAGGGGGACTCCGCGCTCGGCACCGCCAAGCTGGCGCGGAATTCGGAGTTCCAGGCCCTGCTGCCCATCCGCGGCAAGATCCTCAACGTCCAGAAGTCGTCGGTCTCGGACATGCTCAAGAACGCCGAGTGCGGGGCGATCATCCAGGTCATAGGAGCCGGCTCGGGCCGGACCTTCGACATCGACGCCGCCCGGTACGGGAAGATCGTCCTGCTCGTGGACGCCGATGTGGACGGCGCGCACATCCGCTGCCTGCTGCTCACGCTCTTCCAGCGCTACATGCGCCCGATGGTGGAGGCGGGCCGGGTCTTCGCCGCGGTGCCCCCGCTGCACCGGATCGAGCTCGTCCAGCCGAAGAAGGGCCAGGACAAGTACGTCTACACGTACTCGGACAACGAGCTGCGCCAGACCCTGCTGGAGTACCAGCGCAAGAACATCCGGATCAAGGACTCGATCCAGCGCTACAAGGGCCTCGGCGAGATGGACGCGGACCAGCTGGCGGAGACCACGATGGATCCCCGCTTCCGTACCCTGCGGCGGATCAACATCGGCGACCTGGACTCGGCCGAGTCGGTCTTCGACCTGCTCATGGGCAATGAGGTGGCCCCGCGCAAGGAGTTCATCACCAGCTCCGCCGCCACCCTGGACCGCTCGCGGATCGACGCCTGACCGCAGCGGGCACCACCGGCGCACTGGCACACCGGTGGTCTCCGCTCCATCACCTGATGGAGTGAAGACCACCGGGACACCAGTCCGGAAACCTTCCCTCCCGCACATCCTTGTGGGCACGCGGCCAATGCGGCAGCGGACAAGGAGAGTTCGGTGGACAAGCACGAAGGTCGTGATGCCGGAACGATCCGGCTGGACGACCCCTGGTACGACGCGCTGGCCGTCGGGTGGGGCGAGGGCGCGGGTGCCGGGGTGGGCGAGGGTGCGGGCGGGGAAGCGGGCAGCGGTGCGGAAACGTCACCGCCGCGGTTCGCCGCCGCCGGCCCGCACACGCCCGGCGCGTCCGACATCTACCTCGAAGTGCAGCGCAGCGCCGCCTTCCAGGAGGTGCGCGGCCGCTACCGGAGGTTCGTCGTCCCCGCGACCGCCGGCTTCTTCCTCTGGTACGTCGCCTACGTGATCGCGGCCACCACGGCGCCCGGCATGATGGCCCGGCCTGTGGTCGGCTCGGTGAACGTGGCCCTGCTGGCGGGCCTCGG contains these protein-coding regions:
- a CDS encoding DUF4192 domain-containing protein; the encoded protein is MTNSHEAHSPSGRSATSPSGTTDVAPITLRSPAELSDALPYMLGFHPTDSLVMVAVHGEGGRFGGRLRVGIPEASAEWEDTARQAAECLVGGSTRRGAKPDGIVVFLCQDPRGDESGQRVMTRLRPLAQRIRLACGALDVPVLEALCLSAGRYWSYCCPDERCCPAEGSVPAPPGTSVMAAAATFAGLQVRGSLKEIERRLTPLRGTVAEEMERALDRAAAALVPKILDGATREEVGAETVVLARALMQRMTLAPPAEAGPCADDRDDALLGHDEAASLILGLQDREIRDIAAEWMEDEEAAPALRLWRALARRCVGAYGEHAAAPLTLAGWVSWSTGDEPTARIALGLALRADGEYRFAQLLHHACNEGIDPEGLRECLRQERRRREPRRGRQAAGGRRGVTRPPGRRSRTARRESGRTVGGEQ
- a CDS encoding glycogen debranching N-terminal domain-containing protein, giving the protein MSHPVPPARVPPSRRPDLPPVHGAVICVAAPCLVISPEHGQLTGQGIDGIYRSGRRLLSRCVLRIDGRDPVAVQGRSLGADRAAFTATVRTGAEAGPDPDVGVERIRHADGTERITLRSFTTRPLRIPVEVSLGTDLAELAEVAAGRAGPELPAGVHAAGLRWTSGEAQAVTAAEPAPDDALASVGLLRWQLELGPGESRTIELRTTRDRAARATAGQVANPLSDARAEGDDPRAEAWLRTGIEDLGALLLRDPRDPADAYAAAGVPWRLGLAPAESLWAARMALPLGTGLAAATLRVLARTQIGGRGGDAGKIPGPLRGAGPQLPPGCTGTEATLAFPAVLAEARRWGMPEAEVARLLPAAERCLDWLRGALGEDGFLADPDPGPRRCETQAHAHRAALLGADLLDGCGRPGAAEWREWAAALRERFAAGFWLGGPDGGRPAAALHPDGRPLPRLTGAAAHLLDTGLLGGGRLAPGLLDRVRTEQLARLLGAPAMDSGWGLRSMAVREPGHNPFGYRSGAVRPYESAVAVAGLAQAGCEKEATALLRGLLDAAESFGYRLPEMYAAEQRTAGSAPLPHPAACRPAAVAAAAGIHVLTALAGIRPDAPAGTVALNPLPGAPLGELRLSGLRVSGEPFAVRISRLGLGMVEEAADALQLGG
- a CDS encoding NUDIX domain-containing protein, which codes for MSPYDPSAFPPFAVTVDLVVLTVRRHALCALVVRRGEQPFQGRWALPGGFVRGDEDLAAAAARELAEETGLCTHDPAAGVTPGVGNGAHLEQLATYGDPKRDPRMRVVSVAHLVLAPDLPAPRAGGDANSARWAPVEELVSTGGQTGGGLAFDHERILADGVERARSKIEYSSLATAFCPPEFTVGELRRVYEAVWGVALDPRNFHRKVTGTPGFLVPAGGTTTRQGGRPAQLFRAGGATLLNPPMLRPEI
- a CDS encoding ATP-binding cassette domain-containing protein, whose amino-acid sequence is MLQAIGLTSNPRRDLPPLVDDLTFEARPGSVTALLGGPGSGKTTALRLMLELEPGRGVTYFRGRPLHRIPYPGREVGVLLGDLPGNPSRTVRSQLRMLCAAAGVPASRADTMLEVVGVAGLRDQRLGSLSLGMERRVALACALLADPCTLVLDEPAAGLSPRERSWLHGLLRGHASLGGAVLFTTEDAKEAARSADRVVSIEAGRLVADQDAAEFARTRLRPRVAVRTPHAARLADVLGREARATQRTVEIVEESGSRLSVYGSNCAEIGEAAFRHGVLVHQLADETGDAGAPSLPRARARADAASGVRATGADAAPAGPGEAGADGDGRRRHARSSRPTSVVRRLGGPLRPLRYELHRVFGTATPVLTAAFVVAVSVLTALVLARVGHTAQNRLLAAWPELLPLPPAALGAGLLGALAFGEEYRYPALAADRGTVPRRLGLLTAKLGVSAVLALLLGILAVSADAAALTLVFGSGPLRTPVEWVSPAASWAGLLIGCAWSGVLASGAFRSASAGLAAVLAVPVMVVPLVRKALDGPSAYPVSGLAQRLRALAWAQWPPEADRLVLGALRVMAQPVGTALVLSLMVLLCAYGFTGLRGRVRL